One window of Strix aluco isolate bStrAlu1 chromosome 24, bStrAlu1.hap1, whole genome shotgun sequence genomic DNA carries:
- the LOC141934216 gene encoding feather keratin Cos1-2-like, which produces MSCYDQCLPCRPCGPTPLANSCNEPCVRQCQSSTVVIQPSPVVVTLPGPILSSFPQNTVVGSSTSAAVGSILSCDGVPINSGGFDLSCITSRYCGRRCPPC; this is translated from the coding sequence atgtcctgctacgaccagtgcctgccatgccggccctgTGGCCCCACCccactggccaacagctgcaatgagccctgtgtcaggcagtgccagagctccaccgttgtcatccagccctcccccgtggtggtgaccctgcctggacccatcctcagctccttcccacagaacaccgttgtgggctcctccacctccgctgccgttggcagcatcctcagctgtgacggagtgcccatcaactctgggggctttgacctctcctgcattaccagccgctactgtggcagaaggtgccccccctgctaa